The DNA segment gttacaaattttaaaatttccaaGTAATTTCCTTTATTTAACCAGTCCAACTCCTCCATTTTAGTGGCTTCAACATCAATAACCATGTACTGCTTGGCACAGACAAGTATCGAGGTCGCCCCGTCCACGAATCCAACATCCAGGACTATGTCAGCGAACTGGCTGCCAAGTATATTCCCTCGGATTTGCCCCAATGGCAAGTGACTGTCATACCCAACTCAGAGGCCACGCAACCCTACTATATACTTGTGAAGGTGCATCACTTGATCATTGCCGAGGAGGAGGATTTGCATGTGAGcgaaatgctgctgctgcaggacACCAAACGCAAGTCCATCTTGAATCTACAGGATGGTCTAACCACGCCCAGCAATCAGTTGTCGCACTTTGTACGCCAGCCAGAGCACATCAGTAAGCTGCTGCAACATGTGCTCCACTTGATCAGTTGTCGCTGGCAGGAGTTTATCTATGAATTCGAATCGCTGGACACACCTGATGATGTGAAGGCGCATCCAGATGCACGTAATCTCAGTCAGCTGCTGTCTCTGGCGCTCATTGTCTTGGTCAATGTAAGTTTAAACTATTGGCGCACTCGCTCCATGCGTCGCAAGCTCAATCGTCGTTCGCCTGGATATCGAAATAAGGTCGGACAACTACAGACAAtatatttgctgctgttgcgtgAACTGGAGCAACGTAATCTCAACTGGACGGTGGCACGAGCCGCTCTCGGGCACAGTCTTCAACCGATGAATATGGCAAAGGCCTGGACACGATTTGTGTGGCAAATGCTGTTGCACCATGTGATCCTTGTGCCATACAATTGCTATTGCGAGCTGCTGGCATTCCGCGATGTTGTGCTTCGTGGTCAGACCTCATTCAGCAGCACCTACTGTGCTCGGTTGCATCTCTATGTGCCGCTCTTGATCTACGCTCAGCTTGAGCTGGTCAAGATCTGCTATGAGCTGTTCAAGGCGCCGCGCAATATCTTTGAGGTGCTCTTTGTGCAGCCCACAAAGGAACTAAATATTCTGCACAAGAAGTCCTATGCTGGACGCAAGATTGTCTCGTTTAGTCGCTCCATCGATGGCGCCTTGCTGCGCGAACGTCATCAGCATATGTTTGGCCAAAAACTGCGTGAGTCTGACTTTAGCTTGGCCTGCCTGGCGGGTGCAGTCCACGATTACTTCGAGACATTCGCCGATACGGCTGCTGTGCCAGCTCTATTGAATACCACTTGCCGCACCATCTCTAAGGGCTACTTTACGGATCGCAGTGGCGACAAATCGGATCACATTGGTGGCGTCGTCTTTCTGCAGCTCCCACTCGGCGCACCAGACTCACTGAAGGCGCATCAACTGCATGAGATTGTGGAGCGCATAAGGCGACAACAAATCATGATCTATTTGGCCTCCATTGGCCAGACCAAGTACAGTTTGCTGACGGCGCTGTTGCCACATGTGCTCACAAAGATTTTCATCAACTTTTTCTCGTACAATTTCCCTGTGACCATCACAGAGATTTACGGTGCGGCAGACACACAGTTTAAGGCTGCCTGGGGGCAACAGGTGCAGGATGTGCTTCTCTTTAGACCGCCGCAATCAAAGACTTGCTTGTCATTGAATCTCCATCGCTTTGGCGACAAATATCGACTGGCTGTAATGGCAGACACGCATCTGGCTCCAGATCACACATTGCTCACACAATCCTTTGAACGCTACATGGAAACAGTAACACTATAAaccatttatgtatatttgtataatatgttcacaataaaagtttataaagAATTTCAACAATATGCGGTGGGAAAAGTCCAATTAgtttatacaaaaaatcactcaatataatattattaaaagtggTTTAAACGCTCTTTGATTCTTTTTTCTAGTTCCTTAAATtctaatattgtttttaaggATAGATTTGTTGGTTTGTACTTTGAACCCGGATTTTCCCAAAGGAAATGCCATTTACGGAGATTAATATCGATGGCTGTGTCCATTAGAGTTGTGCCGCGTATAAAGTCCGCAGCCACAATATTGGCAATTTCACCCAATTCACCTCGATAGAGTTGCGAGATGTGGCAATTAACATTGTCAGCCATCTGACGCAGGCCTCCAAGTGTGTCAAACAACATTGTTAAGTAACTGCTAGGCGTAAGTTCGGCCATATCAGCCACTGGAACTTCTAAAATGCGACTGCGAAATAAGAAGCattagttattaaaatattattatagctATTTCATCTATATTTTCTCACTCACTAAGTGGAATTCAAATAGTCTTCCAACTTTTCCCAGGTCTGTACATTGCCCCAATACTGCTTAACGGCTTGGAAGACGAACTGTGTATAATTGTTCACTATTTCGTCTTCATCGTAGGCGAGTATAacattctgctgctgcttccagATGCCATTCAACGTAGAATTCCAGGTGAGAGGATGTCTCACAATCACATCACCAAAGTGTTTCTTTAAATAGTCGACAAACAATTCATGCACGGCCAGATCCCAGCCGAAGCCTGTAAACGCAACGGATTATCCTGGGAATGCAGCTTCAAATTCCTTTTGTCAACTTACCAACTGGAAACTCTTTGAGACCAAAGATCACAATCTCATTAGTTTTCTTCACAAAATTCTTAACCTAGTCAATCACCTCCTGCAATGGTCGCTGTTGCGTTATGTCGTGATATATGAAAAATGGGTTTTTCTCTAACCAATCGTAGCCCACGCGAATGTCCAGATAACGTGCTCCATGCACTGACTGGCCATGTATGTCGTCGTCTTGGGTAAGCTCgtattttttatacttaaggaaaaaaaacaaactatcTTCAGTTTCCGGATCGTAATTGGGACGATACGATCCGGAATTATGTGTGCCAGGTATGAATAGATCTCGTAGACGCAGCTCACCCAGCTTGTCGCGCATCTCAGTCATCCAGCGGGGATAGGCACGCACACAGGTCTTGGCGAGAATTTTTCCCGTGGCATCGATATAGCTGGCCCAGTAGCCATAGCAAGAAGTCCACGTTGACAAATTGCGGAATCGCTCGTAATCGAATTTCACTCCCGTCGTGTTCCATTGTGCCTTCTTTCTAGGCTTGATGTGACCCATAGTAGGCGTGGCACCGCCATTGGCTACCCATGAGAGAGTAGACTGTGAGCTAGAAACAGTGCTTGGAGAGGTTGTATAACCATCGTCAGAATAACTGCTATGATTGGCATGCTGTTCAAAGCTAAGTGGATTTTCTTTAGTCAAGAGAACAATGTCGCCTTCGCGTAATGGCGCATTCTTCCATGAGACTTCCAGGAAACGTTTGCGTGCGCTAATTGTGAGCCAAAGTTTGAGTTGTTGACCATCTTGCTGTTGAGAAATATGCACAGCATCCTCCTCCGCCAGAGCATGGCCTGAGGTGTTGAGTAGAGCCAGGAGGATGAAGGCgaattacaacatttttgataAAATGTCTTTTTGGGTTAATTTGCTCTGATGAAGTTAAAGTTTGATAAGCGCGACGTAGCACGTGTAGAGGCTAAACAACCAGCAAAGTCTGGCAGCTGAGTTCAACTGTTTGCCATAAGCGTGTTCTGcgcacatggcgtatgcgtaacatGCGCGTCGTAATCAGAACAACACTTCAACTTTCCGGTCTCGATTTATGCTCAAGTTCAATAGCAAAAACCAAGAACTgtgtaaattacatttatcGTTCAATTTGATATTTCTGCAAATGAAGTAGAATCTTATAGTGTAACCTAAATTTCGTAACCAAAACAATAATTGGGCTAGTACTCAATTATAAAATCAGAAATCCTgttatatcatttttattattattttagtttatacttatatacatagaaataaatacatgttAAACCCATactattcataaaaaaaaatcatttgaaCGCCCGCCAAGATTAGGCTTTTTTGTCATtcacacaaaattaaaacattttagcATTGCCAACTGTCGAAAAGTTTGCTTTACCAACTGCCACAGTAATTGTTCGTTCAAATTcgttatttttcaaaattgttccCAAGCATAGGTCATATCAAAGAGGTAAATAAATAGATGACAACTAATAATAGTTACATACTACAATAATTTACATC comes from the Drosophila sulfurigaster albostrigata strain 15112-1811.04 chromosome 2L, ASM2355843v2, whole genome shotgun sequence genome and includes:
- the LOC133847941 gene encoding LOW QUALITY PROTEIN: PI-PLC X domain-containing protein 1-like (The sequence of the model RefSeq protein was modified relative to this genomic sequence to represent the inferred CDS: substituted 1 base at 1 genomic stop codon), which gives rise to MRHALAEEDAVHISQQQDGQQLKLWLTISARKRFLEVSWKNAPLREGDIVLLTKENPLSFEQHANHSSYSDDGYTTSPSTVSSSQSTLSWVANGGATPTMGHIKPRKKAQWNTTGVKFDYERFRNLSTWTSCYGYWASYIDATGKILAKTCVRAYPRWMTEMRDKLGELRLRDLFIPGTHNSGSYRPNYDPETEDSLFFFLKYKKYELTQDDDIHGQSVHGARYLDIRVGYDWLEKNPFFIYHDITQQRPLQEVIDXVKNFVKKTNEIVIFGLKEFPVGFGWDLAVHELFVDYLKKHFGDVIVRHPLTWNSTLNGIWKQQQNVILAYDEDEIVNNYTQFVFQAVKQYWGNVQTWEKLEDYLNSTYRILEVPVADMAELTPSSYLTMLFDTLGGLRQMADNVNCHISQLYRGELGEIANIVAADFIRGTTLMDTAIDINLRKWHFLWENPGSKYKPTNLSLKTILEFKELEKRIKERLNHF
- the LOC133849792 gene encoding uncharacterized protein LOC133849792; amino-acid sequence: MESIWQEFLSFLKTLACFIVALMLLPLLLLSFMCAHFANELANYVLSIKYPNLTISKSKKIRTLIDTPKNAGIFHFLLQVEGSCDFERIKRAYAQQLIDLKDKAGMLKFPKLRQKLVTCWGQYAWVNDSSGFNINNHVLLGTDKYRGRPVHESNIQDYVSELAAKYIPSDLPQWQVTVIPNSEATQPYYILVKVHHLIIAEEEDLHVSEMLLLQDTKRKSILNLQDGLTTPSNQLSHFVRQPEHISKLLQHVLHLISCRWQEFIYEFESLDTPDDVKAHPDARNLSQLLSLALIVLVNVSLNYWRTRSMRRKLNRRSPGYRNKVGQLQTIYLLLLRELEQRNLNWTVARAALGHSLQPMNMAKAWTRFVWQMLLHHVILVPYNCYCELLAFRDVVLRGQTSFSSTYCARLHLYVPLLIYAQLELVKICYELFKAPRNIFEVLFVQPTKELNILHKKSYAGRKIVSFSRSIDGALLRERHQHMFGQKLRESDFSLACLAGAVHDYFETFADTAAVPALLNTTCRTISKGYFTDRSGDKSDHIGGVVFLQLPLGAPDSLKAHQLHEIVERIRRQQIMIYLASIGQTKYSLLTALLPHVLTKIFINFFSYNFPVTITEIYGAADTQFKAAWGQQVQDVLLFRPPQSKTCLSLNLHRFGDKYRLAVMADTHLAPDHTLLTQSFERYMETVTL